In Pedobacter sp. SL55, the following proteins share a genomic window:
- a CDS encoding class I SAM-dependent rRNA methyltransferase gives MVEIKLKKRKDKAVNQRHPWVFSGALDKVKGKPENGDVVKLLDANNDFLAYGYYNDQSRVAVRLLEWDESVSIDEAWYEQKIKTAIAGRTHLLADKETTASRLIFSEADFLPGLIVDRYADFLSVQILSSGIEKAKDIIIAVLVKLLQPKGIFDRSDATARTHEGITAENGLLWGETPEEFIEVKENGIKYHINIAEGQKSGFYCDQRDNRKILASYTKGKSVLDCFSYSGGFSLNAFAQGAVEVTSVDSSALAIATLRQNIDLNKFDASKHVAIQSDVNKQLRQFNDEGKKFDVVVLDPPKYAPSRSALDRAARAYKDLNRRGLLLLESGGLLATFSCSGAVDIDTFKQIIAWAALDAGKEVQVIYQFCQPEDHPVRLSFPEGEYLKGLLLRVV, from the coding sequence ATGGTAGAAATTAAGCTGAAAAAAAGAAAAGATAAAGCAGTAAATCAACGTCATCCGTGGGTGTTTTCTGGTGCATTAGATAAAGTGAAAGGCAAACCCGAAAATGGCGATGTGGTAAAATTACTGGATGCAAACAATGACTTTTTAGCTTATGGTTATTACAACGACCAATCTCGTGTAGCGGTGAGGCTTTTAGAATGGGATGAAAGTGTTTCCATTGATGAAGCGTGGTACGAACAAAAAATTAAAACCGCTATTGCTGGAAGAACCCATTTATTAGCCGACAAAGAAACTACCGCTAGTCGCTTAATTTTCAGCGAAGCCGATTTTTTACCAGGCTTAATTGTAGATCGTTATGCCGATTTCCTTTCTGTACAGATTTTAAGCTCTGGCATTGAGAAAGCAAAAGACATCATTATCGCAGTTCTAGTAAAGCTTTTACAACCCAAAGGGATTTTCGATAGAAGTGATGCCACTGCTCGTACTCATGAGGGCATTACTGCAGAAAACGGCTTACTTTGGGGCGAAACTCCCGAAGAATTCATCGAGGTAAAAGAAAATGGAATTAAGTACCATATCAACATCGCCGAAGGGCAAAAATCTGGTTTCTATTGCGACCAACGTGATAATCGTAAAATTTTGGCTTCTTATACCAAAGGTAAATCTGTTTTAGATTGCTTTAGCTATAGTGGTGGTTTCAGTTTAAATGCTTTTGCACAAGGTGCAGTAGAAGTTACTTCTGTAGATAGTTCTGCATTGGCTATAGCAACTTTAAGGCAAAACATCGACCTTAATAAATTTGATGCCAGCAAACACGTAGCCATCCAAAGCGATGTGAATAAACAGCTTCGTCAGTTTAATGATGAAGGTAAAAAGTTTGATGTGGTGGTGTTAGACCCTCCAAAATATGCGCCTTCCCGTTCGGCTTTAGACAGAGCTGCCAGAGCCTATAAGGATTTAAATCGCCGTGGTTTGTTGTTGTTAGAAAGTGGCGGACTGTTGGCTACATTTTCTTGTTCTGGAGCTGTAGATATCGATACTTTTAAACAGATTATTGCTTGGGCGGCATTAGATGCAGGTAAAGAAGTGCAGGTAATCTATCAATTCTGTCAGCCAGAAGATCATCCAGTTCGTCTTTCTTTTCCAGAGGGAGAATATTTAAAAGGGCTGTTGCTGAGGGTAGTTTAA
- a CDS encoding LytR/AlgR family response regulator transcription factor produces MRAILIDDEISNLENLRTLLEKHCPQVNIVVTAQTVANAVNAIEKHLPDLVFLDIQMGEQTGFDVLSSLPNRNFEVIFVTAYDHYGIQAVKFAALDYLLKPVDIDELQTAVNKVVKKLVERTQSSQLDFLLQQLKIPNATISKIALPMQSEIRYIALSEIIRCEADNTYTFFFLANNEKLLVSKSLKEYADLLKPSGFIRTHQSHLVNPRFVKSWLKEDGGILLLTSGEKIPVSKPNKEAVKLALQQV; encoded by the coding sequence ATGAGGGCAATTTTAATAGACGACGAAATTTCTAACTTAGAAAACCTGCGGACTTTGCTAGAAAAGCATTGTCCGCAGGTTAATATTGTAGTAACAGCACAAACGGTAGCTAATGCGGTAAATGCCATAGAAAAACACCTGCCAGATTTGGTTTTTCTAGACATCCAGATGGGCGAGCAAACGGGTTTCGATGTGTTGAGCTCGCTCCCTAATCGTAATTTTGAAGTGATTTTTGTTACCGCTTACGACCATTATGGCATACAAGCGGTAAAATTTGCGGCTTTAGACTATCTGTTAAAACCTGTTGATATTGATGAATTGCAGACCGCAGTAAACAAAGTGGTAAAGAAATTAGTTGAAAGAACGCAATCTTCACAACTCGATTTTTTGTTGCAGCAGTTGAAAATACCCAATGCAACTATAAGTAAAATTGCACTGCCCATGCAAAGCGAAATCAGGTACATTGCTTTATCAGAGATCATTCGTTGCGAAGCTGATAACACCTATACTTTTTTCTTCTTGGCTAATAACGAAAAACTATTGGTTTCTAAGTCGCTTAAAGAATATGCCGATTTATTAAAACCCAGTGGATTTATACGTACACATCAAAGTCATTTGGTAAATCCAAGGTTTGTTAAGAGCTGGCTTAAAGAAGATGGTGGCATTTTGCTTTTAACTTCTGGAGAGAAGATACCTGTTTCTAAACCAAACAAAGAAGCGGTTAAATTAGCATTACAGCAGGTTTAG
- a CDS encoding tRNA-binding protein, producing MEEITWNDFEKVELRVGTIIEAFEYPEARKPAYKVKVDFGELGIKMSSAQITKHYALDDLIGRQIIGVVNFPKKQIGKFMSEFLVAGFADENGDIVLSTVERKVPNGSKLI from the coding sequence ATGGAAGAAATCACATGGAACGATTTTGAAAAAGTAGAACTACGAGTGGGCACCATTATCGAAGCTTTTGAATATCCCGAAGCCAGAAAGCCAGCCTATAAAGTGAAGGTAGATTTTGGCGAACTGGGCATTAAAATGAGCAGTGCACAAATTACTAAACATTATGCGTTGGATGATTTAATAGGTAGGCAAATCATTGGTGTAGTGAACTTCCCTAAAAAACAAATTGGCAAGTTTATGAGCGAGTTTTTAGTAGCCGGCTTTGCCGATGAAAACGGAGATATTGTGCTAAGCACAGTAGAAAGAAAAGTGCCTAATGGGAGCAAGTTAATTTAG
- the fumC gene encoding class II fumarate hydratase, translating into MSFRIEHDTMGEVQVPADKYWGAQTERSRNNFKIGPEASMPKEIIHAFGYLKKAAALANNELGVLSKDKTDLIAKACDEVIAGQLDDQFPLVIWQTGSGTQSNMNGNEVIANRGHVIGGGNLLDEQKSLHPNDDVNKSQSSNDTYPTAMHIAAYKQAVEVSIPGLQKLRNTLASKADGWGDIVKTGRTHFMDATPLTLKQEFSGYVQQIDNGLRAINNALEMIKELALGGTAVGTGLNTPAGYDVLVAQKIADLTGLPFVTAPNKFEALAAHDAMVELSGAYKRVAVSLMKIANDIRMLSSGPRCGIGEIIIPDNEPGSSIMPGKVNPTQPEAMTMVCAQVMGNDVAVSIGASNGHFELNVFKPVIAANVLQSGRLIGDACVSFNDKCAEGIEPNRPVIQQHMENSLMLVTALNPHIGYENAAKIAKKAHKENKTLREAAIETGLLTDEQFTAWVKPEDMVGSLK; encoded by the coding sequence ATGAGTTTTAGAATAGAACACGATACCATGGGCGAGGTGCAAGTACCTGCCGACAAATATTGGGGAGCACAAACTGAACGCTCTAGAAACAATTTTAAAATTGGACCAGAGGCGTCGATGCCTAAAGAAATAATCCATGCTTTTGGCTACCTAAAAAAGGCGGCTGCATTGGCGAATAATGAATTAGGTGTGCTTTCTAAAGATAAAACCGATTTAATAGCAAAGGCTTGCGACGAGGTAATTGCTGGTCAATTAGACGATCAGTTTCCGTTGGTGATTTGGCAAACTGGTTCTGGTACGCAAAGCAACATGAACGGTAACGAGGTAATTGCTAACCGTGGCCACGTAATTGGTGGTGGTAATTTGTTAGACGAGCAAAAATCGTTGCACCCGAATGATGATGTAAATAAATCGCAGTCATCAAACGACACCTACCCAACGGCGATGCACATTGCAGCTTACAAACAAGCGGTTGAGGTAAGCATACCAGGTTTACAAAAATTACGCAACACTTTAGCTAGCAAAGCTGATGGCTGGGGCGATATTGTAAAAACTGGTCGTACGCACTTTATGGATGCTACGCCTTTGACTTTGAAGCAAGAATTTTCTGGTTACGTACAGCAAATTGACAATGGTTTAAGAGCCATCAACAATGCGTTGGAGATGATCAAAGAATTGGCGCTTGGCGGTACTGCGGTAGGTACTGGTTTAAATACACCTGCAGGTTACGATGTTTTGGTAGCTCAAAAAATCGCTGATTTAACAGGTTTACCATTCGTAACTGCTCCAAACAAATTCGAAGCTTTAGCAGCTCACGATGCTATGGTAGAACTTTCTGGCGCTTACAAAAGAGTTGCTGTTTCGTTAATGAAAATCGCGAACGATATCCGTATGTTAAGTTCTGGCCCTCGTTGCGGCATTGGAGAGATTATCATCCCTGATAATGAGCCAGGTTCATCTATTATGCCTGGTAAAGTAAATCCTACACAGCCAGAAGCTATGACCATGGTTTGTGCGCAAGTAATGGGTAATGATGTGGCAGTGAGTATTGGTGCGAGTAACGGGCATTTCGAGTTGAACGTTTTTAAACCAGTAATTGCGGCGAACGTATTGCAAAGCGGTCGTTTAATTGGCGATGCTTGTGTGTCTTTCAACGATAAGTGTGCCGAAGGCATTGAGCCAAACCGTCCGGTAATACAACAACACATGGAAAACTCATTGATGTTGGTTACAGCTTTAAACCCGCACATTGGTTACGAAAATGCTGCTAAAATCGCTAAAAAAGCACATAAAGAAAATAAAACATTAAGAGAAGCTGCTATTGAAACTGGTTTGTTAACCGACGAGCAATTTACCGCTTGGGTTAAACCAGAAGATATGGTGGGTAGTTTGAAATAA
- a CDS encoding superoxide dismutase → MAFELPALAYATDALEPHIDKATMEIRHGKHHQAYVTNLNKALEGKPEANHSIEDIVKNISKYPAAVRNNGGGHYNHSLFWTVLGPNKGGEPTGDLAKAINEAFGSFADFKTKIQDAGATRFGSGWAWLSVGADGKLFVSSTPNQDNPLMDIAEQKGTPIFGIDVWEHAYYLKYQNKRPDYLAAIWNVVNWDAVAERYKKAL, encoded by the coding sequence ATGGCATTTGAATTACCTGCGTTAGCATACGCAACAGACGCATTAGAACCACATATCGACAAAGCAACCATGGAAATTCGCCATGGCAAACACCACCAAGCTTATGTGACCAACTTAAACAAAGCTTTGGAAGGTAAACCAGAGGCTAACCATAGCATTGAAGATATCGTTAAAAACATCTCAAAATATCCAGCTGCGGTACGTAACAATGGTGGTGGCCACTATAACCACTCTTTGTTTTGGACAGTTTTAGGCCCAAATAAAGGCGGCGAGCCAACTGGCGATTTAGCTAAAGCAATTAACGAAGCTTTCGGTTCTTTCGCAGACTTTAAAACTAAAATCCAAGATGCTGGAGCTACTCGTTTCGGTTCTGGTTGGGCTTGGCTTTCTGTAGGTGCAGATGGCAAGTTATTTGTTTCTTCTACGCCAAACCAAGATAACCCTTTAATGGATATTGCCGAGCAAAAAGGTACACCAATCTTCGGAATTGATGTTTGGGAACACGCTTACTACTTAAAATACCAAAACAAACGCCCTGATTATTTAGCGGCAATTTGGAACGTAGTAAACTGGGATGCAGTTGCTGAGCGTTACAAAAAAGCTTTATAA
- a CDS encoding fumarate hydratase, whose product MGLFFLLVVVSCSRLPDVQGKGETFLQGVWNQDSIANAKQLQSYTQHKFKFSCDSFYVDFTTHAKVNYYEEDCFNNGVWKEYAKGTYQLRNDTLILVGDFTKPNYKQKVSGCYRNDRYITSFKVNSWNAKELKMENLSDQTEVNLNLKEKITCVQKAL is encoded by the coding sequence ATGGGACTGTTTTTTTTATTGGTTGTTGTTTCTTGCTCTCGCCTACCAGATGTGCAAGGTAAGGGCGAAACCTTTTTGCAAGGCGTATGGAACCAAGATAGCATTGCAAATGCAAAGCAATTACAAAGCTACACTCAGCACAAATTTAAGTTTAGCTGCGATTCGTTTTACGTAGATTTTACCACCCATGCTAAAGTGAACTATTACGAAGAAGACTGTTTTAATAACGGCGTTTGGAAAGAATATGCAAAAGGAACTTATCAATTGCGTAACGATACCTTAATATTAGTTGGCGATTTTACCAAACCAAATTATAAACAAAAAGTGTCGGGCTGTTACCGCAATGACCGATATATTACTAGCTTTAAGGTAAATTCGTGGAATGCCAAAGAATTAAAAATGGAAAACCTAAGCGACCAAACCGAAGTAAACCTTAATTTAAAAGAAAAAATAACCTGCGTGCAGAAAGCGCTTTAG
- a CDS encoding nucleoside deaminase — protein MSFYNFEENANPQQEDEHYMRLALNEAKKAYDADEIPIGAIVVCKGKVIGRGHNLTEQLNDVTAHAEMQAFTAAAQTLGGKYLKDCTLYVTIEPCVMCAGASYWTQIGKIVYGAKEEKRGFTKVGQNLLHPKTLLVGGVLAEECGSLMSAFFINKRK, from the coding sequence ATGAGTTTCTATAATTTCGAAGAAAACGCCAACCCGCAGCAAGAAGACGAACACTACATGCGTTTGGCTTTAAACGAGGCAAAAAAAGCCTACGATGCGGATGAAATCCCGATAGGAGCTATTGTGGTTTGTAAAGGAAAAGTAATTGGCCGTGGCCATAACCTTACCGAGCAACTTAACGACGTAACCGCCCATGCCGAAATGCAAGCATTTACTGCAGCTGCACAAACTTTGGGCGGCAAATACCTTAAAGATTGCACGTTGTACGTTACTATAGAACCTTGTGTAATGTGCGCCGGCGCAAGCTATTGGACACAAATTGGCAAAATAGTTTACGGAGCTAAAGAAGAAAAACGCGGTTTTACCAAAGTGGGGCAAAACCTTTTACATCCTAAAACGTTGTTAGTTGGAGGTGTGCTAGCGGAAGAGTGCGGCAGCCTCATGTCGGCGTTTTTTATCAATAAACGCAAATAA
- a CDS encoding serine hydrolase domain-containing protein — MHQQGRKRKKVAEDKKVRKPEDDKADSLLLVYDPKKEDKWIADFVNNLHRKYHFNGNVLVAKKGKILYQGAKGWADYLHRDSLKINSEFELASITKTFTGTAIMQLVEAGKLSLDDNVKKFFPNFPYDSITVRLLLPHRSGMMNYVYFIDDIWRKEKRNMKKGVTNQEVMQVIADKKPNPYTKPDKVFHYNNSNYMVLGAIIEKVTGQRYSQYMMEHVFKPAGMKNTHVYSKAEYEKIPVDVVGHDRNSFKYSVVQNFLDGPVGDKGIYSTIHDLVLFDKYLRNERLLKNSTLDSAYVGRNKPIKGHFNYGYGWRLFEEKGKAKVAYHTGWWHGFRHIYVRDLDKDIIVIFLGNLTNGSLMQLDDLYKHLKMPVIRKGAYTGAGAAPGTDED, encoded by the coding sequence TTGCACCAGCAAGGAAGAAAAAGAAAAAAAGTTGCCGAAGACAAGAAAGTTAGAAAACCGGAAGACGATAAAGCCGATAGTTTGCTGTTAGTATACGATCCGAAAAAAGAAGACAAATGGATTGCTGATTTTGTAAACAATTTGCACAGAAAGTATCATTTTAATGGCAACGTATTGGTAGCCAAAAAAGGGAAAATTCTCTACCAAGGTGCGAAAGGTTGGGCAGATTACCTGCATCGCGATAGCTTAAAAATAAACTCTGAATTTGAACTGGCTTCTATTACCAAGACTTTTACTGGTACTGCCATTATGCAATTGGTAGAAGCTGGTAAACTGAGCTTAGACGACAACGTTAAAAAATTCTTTCCCAATTTCCCTTACGATAGCATTACAGTTAGGTTGTTGTTACCGCACCGCAGCGGTATGATGAATTATGTTTATTTCATCGATGATATTTGGCGTAAAGAAAAACGCAATATGAAAAAAGGTGTGACCAACCAGGAAGTGATGCAGGTGATTGCTGATAAAAAGCCTAATCCGTACACTAAGCCCGATAAAGTTTTTCATTACAACAACTCTAATTACATGGTGTTGGGCGCTATTATAGAAAAGGTTACTGGGCAGCGTTATTCGCAATACATGATGGAGCATGTGTTTAAACCTGCCGGGATGAAAAATACCCACGTTTATTCTAAAGCTGAGTATGAAAAAATTCCGGTTGATGTGGTAGGACATGACCGTAATAGCTTTAAATATTCTGTAGTGCAAAACTTTTTAGATGGCCCGGTTGGCGATAAGGGAATTTACAGTACCATCCACGATTTGGTGCTGTTTGATAAATACCTGCGTAATGAGCGGTTACTTAAAAACTCAACTTTAGATTCTGCATACGTGGGACGTAACAAACCAATTAAAGGGCATTTTAACTATGGCTATGGCTGGCGTTTGTTCGAAGAGAAAGGTAAGGCAAAGGTAGCTTACCACACTGGCTGGTGGCATGGTTTCCGCCATATTTATGTTCGTGATTTGGATAAAGATATCATCGTAATTTTTCTAGGAAATTTAACCAACGGTAGTTTAATGCAGTTAGATGACCTTTACAAGCACTTAAAAATGCCAGTAATTAGAAAAGGTGCTTATACTGGTGCCGGAGCTGCTCCAGGCACAGATGAAGATTAA
- a CDS encoding S1/P1 nuclease, with translation MKNLKTLILAFAFIYAPIAASAWGVLGHRIVGEIADSYLTPNARKAIKQILGNETLAMSANWADFIKSDTSYKYLNNWHYVNLPEGLDKSGMNNFLDGFKEANIYSKTNEMIALLKDPKTPADKKVFAMRLLVHLMGDMHQPMHTARKEDLGGNRISVMWFGTKSNLHRVWDEQLIDFQQLSYTEYTKAINFATPQQLAEWNKASLKDCIFESYEVCNKIYATGIKNDDRLSYNYNFDWIGTLNNQLLKGGVRLAKVLNEIYK, from the coding sequence ATGAAAAACTTAAAAACATTAATCCTGGCATTTGCCTTTATTTATGCACCTATTGCAGCTAGCGCTTGGGGCGTATTGGGCCACCGTATTGTTGGCGAAATTGCAGATAGCTATTTAACGCCGAATGCCCGAAAAGCTATCAAACAAATTTTAGGTAACGAAACTTTGGCGATGAGCGCCAATTGGGCTGATTTTATCAAATCAGATACGAGTTATAAATATTTAAACAATTGGCACTATGTAAACTTGCCAGAGGGTTTAGACAAAAGTGGGATGAACAATTTCTTGGATGGTTTTAAAGAAGCAAATATCTATAGCAAAACCAATGAAATGATTGCTTTGCTGAAAGACCCAAAAACACCTGCAGACAAGAAAGTTTTCGCCATGCGTTTATTGGTACACTTAATGGGCGATATGCACCAGCCAATGCATACCGCTAGAAAAGAAGATTTAGGTGGCAACAGAATTTCGGTAATGTGGTTTGGCACTAAATCTAACTTACACCGTGTTTGGGACGAGCAACTGATCGATTTCCAACAGTTAAGCTACACAGAATATACCAAAGCCATTAACTTTGCTACGCCACAGCAACTAGCAGAATGGAATAAAGCCAGCTTAAAAGATTGCATTTTCGAATCGTATGAAGTATGCAACAAAATCTATGCTACTGGTATTAAAAATGATGACAGATTAAGCTATAACTACAATTTCGACTGGATTGGCACACTGAACAATCAACTGTTAAAAGGTGGTGTGCGTTTAGCAAAAGTTTTGAACGAGATTTATAAATAG
- a CDS encoding DUF1543 domain-containing protein: MTNPKLFMILLGCKPQGRHTEQHDIFFAIANEVKELVPAINAFWPEAKGKIHLDAYRIVNHVNGYRVEVIERGNGASTNVNRLFFMNLGGYQSNVFEELHYKMLMIAEDKAVAIKNAKESEFFKQYFSPHIDDKYGVDVDDVFDIEEVLPKEMKTKYQLLFTPTDSFPEDKIVLGYMPVGKL; this comes from the coding sequence ATGACAAATCCAAAGCTATTTATGATCTTATTAGGTTGTAAGCCACAAGGTAGGCATACCGAGCAACACGATATCTTCTTCGCTATAGCAAATGAAGTGAAAGAATTGGTACCTGCAATTAATGCCTTCTGGCCCGAAGCTAAGGGCAAAATTCATTTAGATGCTTACAGAATTGTTAACCATGTAAACGGTTACAGGGTGGAAGTGATAGAGAGAGGTAATGGAGCCAGTACTAATGTAAACAGGTTATTTTTCATGAACTTAGGTGGATATCAAAGTAATGTTTTTGAAGAATTGCATTACAAAATGTTGATGATAGCTGAAGACAAGGCTGTAGCAATTAAAAACGCAAAGGAAAGCGAGTTTTTCAAACAATATTTCAGTCCACATATTGATGATAAGTATGGTGTAGATGTAGATGATGTTTTTGACATTGAAGAGGTGTTGCCAAAGGAAATGAAAACTAAATATCAATTGCTTTTTACGCCTACGGACAGCTTTCCAGAAGACAAAATTGTGTTAGGTTATATGCCTGTGGGTAAGCTATAA
- a CDS encoding sensor histidine kinase, with protein MKKLPLYLAYGAAISLVFSVIGALTKILHLNTNLSSFFLAFSVLLPIILVVLIIFMAITLYKKTDESKNAKLQKEIAKLQLNSVRSQLNPHFLFNALSGIQNLMNKNEIDKANKYLSKFARLTRNVLHDKELISLAQEQTLLDDYLQMEQLRFGFGYEIKASENLDLENIEIPSMLLQPFVENAVKHGISQNTADGKIIITFGRQENDLMIAVSDNGNGFDTKKKYNGLGLQLSSNRITLLNSIYKENRFILDKQSSNEGTQISLTLTDWL; from the coding sequence ATGAAAAAACTTCCTCTCTACTTAGCCTACGGCGCAGCGATTAGCCTGGTGTTTTCTGTAATCGGTGCATTAACTAAAATTCTACATTTAAACACCAACCTGTCTTCCTTCTTTTTAGCTTTCTCGGTATTACTTCCTATTATTTTAGTGGTTTTAATCATTTTTATGGCAATAACGCTTTATAAAAAGACAGATGAATCTAAAAATGCTAAACTTCAAAAAGAAATCGCCAAACTCCAACTTAACTCTGTTCGCTCGCAATTAAACCCCCATTTTCTATTTAATGCACTCTCAGGCATTCAAAACTTGATGAACAAAAATGAGATAGACAAAGCAAATAAATACCTCTCTAAATTTGCTCGGCTAACCCGCAACGTACTCCATGATAAAGAGCTAATTAGCTTAGCCCAAGAACAAACATTATTAGATGATTACCTGCAAATGGAGCAACTGCGGTTTGGCTTCGGTTACGAAATTAAAGCCAGCGAAAACTTAGATCTGGAAAATATAGAAATACCGAGTATGTTGCTACAGCCTTTTGTAGAAAATGCGGTAAAACATGGCATTTCGCAAAACACAGCCGATGGAAAAATTATCATCACATTTGGCAGGCAAGAAAATGATTTGATGATAGCGGTTAGCGACAATGGGAATGGTTTTGACACCAAGAAAAAGTACAATGGCTTGGGCTTACAACTCAGCAGCAACAGAATAACATTGCTAAATAGTATTTATAAAGAAAATCGTTTTATTTTAGACAAGCAGTCGAGCAATGAAGGAACTCAAATAAGTTTAACATTAACCGATTGGCTGTAA
- a CDS encoding low molecular weight protein-tyrosine-phosphatase: protein MKILMVCLGNICRSPLAHGILQHLANQENLGWTVHSAGTGDWHVGNPPDRRSVLAARNLGYDISTQRARHFSTSFFEEYDHILVMDKNNLKDVLQLAETQEHQQKVKLFLVDGEVTDPYYDNELFKPVSLQVEQRCKEIIAELRK, encoded by the coding sequence ATGAAAATCCTCATGGTTTGTTTGGGCAATATCTGTCGTTCGCCATTGGCGCATGGCATATTGCAACATTTGGCTAATCAAGAAAATCTGGGCTGGACCGTACACAGCGCTGGTACGGGAGATTGGCATGTGGGTAATCCGCCAGATAGGAGAAGTGTTTTGGCAGCTCGTAATTTAGGATATGATATCAGTACACAGAGAGCAAGGCATTTCAGCACAAGCTTTTTTGAGGAATATGACCACATCTTAGTGATGGATAAAAACAACCTTAAAGATGTACTGCAACTGGCCGAAACGCAAGAGCATCAACAAAAAGTAAAGCTATTTCTTGTAGATGGAGAAGTTACAGATCCTTATTACGATAACGAATTATTTAAACCTGTAAGCTTACAGGTAGAGCAACGCTGTAAAGAAATAATAGCCGAGCTACGCAAATAA
- a CDS encoding GNAT family N-acetyltransferase: MDYSKSIKTDRLLLRPIAQNDIQNIYNGLSRPDVIKYYGVSFTSLEATEEQMIWYQQLEENETGIWWAVCSLDGQTFYGAGGFNNLSKQHKKAEIGFWLLPEFWGKGLMQEAFPLICNYGFEKLGLNRIEGFVDSENINCKKAVEKLNFKLEGIMRDCEIKDGKPLSIAIYSKLKTD, translated from the coding sequence ATGGATTATTCGAAATCTATAAAAACAGATAGGCTCTTACTGCGACCAATTGCGCAAAACGATATTCAAAATATCTACAACGGTTTATCGCGTCCTGATGTAATCAAATACTACGGTGTAAGCTTTACTTCGTTAGAAGCTACCGAAGAGCAGATGATTTGGTATCAACAACTAGAAGAAAACGAAACGGGAATTTGGTGGGCTGTTTGTTCTCTTGATGGCCAAACCTTTTATGGCGCTGGTGGTTTTAACAATCTTAGCAAACAACACAAAAAAGCTGAAATAGGATTTTGGTTACTCCCTGAGTTTTGGGGCAAAGGCTTAATGCAAGAAGCATTTCCTTTAATCTGCAATTATGGTTTTGAAAAGCTTGGCTTAAATAGAATTGAAGGCTTTGTAGATAGCGAAAATATTAACTGTAAAAAAGCGGTTGAAAAACTGAATTTCAAACTAGAAGGCATCATGAGAGATTGCGAAATAAAAGATGGTAAACCTTTAAGTATCGCCATTTATTCCAAGTTAAAAACCGATTGA